One genomic window of Haloarchaeobius salinus includes the following:
- a CDS encoding 4-phosphopantoate--beta-alanine ligase — protein sequence MSEHVDVPEDHPRYESLLTRHRIEAGVDKGITSRQGLIAQGRGEAFDYLLGERTTESADEAERVAAAHLLLAEHAVLSVNGNVAALAPAETVELAEATGADIEVNLFNRTEARMEAIADHLREHGAREVKGLTADARIPGLSHERGKVDADGIHDADVVLVPLEDGDRAEALAAMGKTELVVDLNPGSRSARSATVPIVDNIIRALPNMTAHARKLADADEATLREIVESFDAEQALDDAEREIRSGSFE from the coding sequence ATGAGCGAACACGTCGACGTGCCCGAGGACCACCCCCGGTACGAGTCGCTGCTGACCCGACACCGCATCGAGGCGGGCGTCGACAAGGGGATCACCAGCCGTCAGGGCCTCATCGCGCAGGGCCGTGGCGAGGCGTTCGACTACCTGCTCGGTGAGCGCACGACGGAGTCGGCCGACGAGGCCGAGCGCGTCGCCGCCGCCCACCTCCTGCTCGCCGAGCACGCGGTGCTCTCGGTCAACGGCAACGTCGCCGCGCTCGCGCCCGCGGAGACCGTCGAACTCGCCGAGGCGACCGGCGCGGACATCGAGGTGAACCTGTTCAACCGCACCGAAGCGCGCATGGAAGCCATCGCCGACCACCTGCGCGAGCACGGCGCACGCGAGGTCAAGGGCCTGACCGCCGACGCGCGCATCCCCGGACTCTCCCACGAGCGCGGCAAGGTCGACGCCGACGGCATCCACGACGCCGACGTGGTGCTCGTCCCGCTGGAGGACGGCGACCGCGCCGAGGCGCTCGCCGCGATGGGCAAGACCGAGCTCGTCGTCGACCTCAACCCCGGCTCGCGCTCCGCTCGCTCGGCCACCGTCCCCATCGTCGACAACATCATCCGTGCACTCCCGAACATGACGGCGCACGCCCGGAAACTGGCCGACGCCGACGAGGCGACGCTTCGCGAGATCGTCGAGAGCTTCGACGCCGAGCAGGCACTGGACGACGCCGAACGCGAGATCCGGTCGGGGAGCTTCGAGTAG
- a CDS encoding pantoate kinase — translation MTEEARAFVPGHITGFFSAHPDESDPTKAGSTGAGLTLTDGVEVTVQRGNGPSLMLNGDAVEVEAVDRVLDTLSAPAVVAAETDLPLGAGFGVSGALALGTALATNRVYRRKLSENELVTIAHGAEVQAGSGLGDVVAQARGGVPIRLEPGGPQDNHLDGIPSRARVEYVSLGELSTEDVLSGDTELLSEAGRRALSRVVEEPTLASFVHASRRFAREAELLTPDVVGVIEDVLAADGQASMAMLGETVFALGTGLSDAGYDPSVCATHPAGAMLK, via the coding sequence ATGACCGAGGAGGCACGGGCGTTCGTTCCGGGACACATCACGGGCTTCTTCAGCGCGCACCCGGACGAGTCCGACCCGACGAAGGCCGGCTCCACGGGTGCCGGGCTGACCCTGACCGACGGCGTCGAGGTGACGGTCCAGCGGGGCAACGGGCCGTCCCTGATGCTCAACGGCGACGCGGTCGAGGTCGAGGCGGTCGACCGGGTGCTCGACACGCTCTCGGCACCGGCCGTCGTCGCGGCCGAGACGGACCTGCCGCTGGGGGCGGGTTTCGGGGTCTCGGGGGCGCTGGCGCTCGGGACCGCGCTGGCGACGAACCGCGTCTACCGCCGGAAGCTCTCGGAGAACGAACTGGTCACCATCGCCCACGGCGCGGAGGTGCAGGCCGGTTCCGGGCTCGGCGACGTCGTCGCACAGGCCCGCGGCGGCGTCCCCATCCGGCTGGAGCCGGGTGGGCCACAGGACAACCACCTCGACGGCATCCCGTCGCGGGCACGGGTCGAGTACGTCTCGCTGGGGGAGCTATCGACGGAGGACGTCCTCTCCGGCGACACCGAACTGCTCTCCGAGGCGGGCCGCCGCGCGCTCTCCCGAGTCGTCGAGGAGCCGACGCTCGCGAGCTTCGTCCACGCGTCGCGTCGGTTCGCCAGGGAGGCGGAGCTCCTGACTCCCGACGTGGTCGGGGTCATCGAGGACGTGCTCGCCGCCGACGGCCAGGCGTCGATGGCGATGCTGGGCGAGACGGTGTTCGCGCTCGGAACTGGCCTCTCGGATGCGGGCTACGACCCGTCCGTGTGCGCGACCCACCCCGCCGGCGCGATGCTGAAGTGA